The following proteins come from a genomic window of Citrobacter europaeus:
- a CDS encoding glutathionylspermidine synthase family protein — protein sequence MLRHDVPVRPDLDRIAYDHGFDFHIIDNEIYWDESRAYRFTLRQVEEQIEKPTAELHQMCLDVVERAVNDELIMQQLAIPPLYWDVIAESWRHRDPSLYGRMDFVWCGNNAPVKLLEYNADTPTSLYESAYFQWLWLEDARRSGVIPRDADQYNAIQERLISRFAELYSPDPFYFCCCEDTDEDRTTVLYLQDCAQQAGQESRFIYVEDLGLGVGGVLTDHDDNVIRRAFKLYPLEWMMRDENGPLLRHRREQWVEPLWKSVLSNKGLMPLLWRFFPNHPNLLPAWFDGETPQVAAGESYVRKPIFSREGGNVTIFDGQQQIVEHAEGDYAEEPMIYQAFQPLPRFGDSYTLIGSWIVDDEACGMGIREDNTLITKDTSRFIPHYIAG from the coding sequence ATGCTGCGACATGATGTCCCTGTTCGCCCCGATCTGGACAGGATCGCCTACGATCACGGCTTCGATTTTCATATTATCGATAACGAAATTTACTGGGATGAGAGTCGGGCATACCGCTTCACGCTCCGGCAAGTGGAAGAGCAGATCGAAAAACCTACTGCGGAACTGCACCAGATGTGTCTGGATGTCGTCGAACGGGCAGTTAACGACGAACTGATTATGCAGCAACTGGCGATCCCACCGCTGTACTGGGATGTTATTGCCGAAAGCTGGCGCCATCGCGATCCCTCCCTGTATGGCCGCATGGATTTTGTCTGGTGCGGAAATAACGCCCCGGTCAAGCTGCTGGAGTACAACGCGGATACGCCAACGTCGCTCTATGAGTCAGCCTATTTCCAGTGGTTATGGCTGGAAGATGCGCGTCGCAGTGGGGTGATACCACGCGACGCCGACCAGTACAACGCCATTCAGGAGCGGCTGATCTCCCGTTTTGCTGAGCTTTATAGTCCGGATCCTTTCTATTTCTGCTGCTGCGAAGATACCGATGAAGATCGTACCACGGTGTTGTATTTGCAGGATTGTGCGCAGCAGGCCGGGCAAGAATCACGGTTTATTTACGTGGAGGATCTGGGGCTTGGCGTTGGCGGCGTTCTCACTGACCATGACGATAACGTCATTCGTCGCGCCTTTAAGCTCTATCCTCTGGAGTGGATGATGCGAGATGAGAATGGCCCCTTGCTGCGCCATCGCCGCGAACAGTGGGTTGAGCCGTTGTGGAAGAGCGTACTCAGCAATAAAGGGTTGATGCCTTTACTGTGGCGATTTTTTCCTAACCATCCCAATCTGCTGCCCGCCTGGTTTGACGGTGAAACGCCACAAGTTGCGGCTGGGGAAAGCTATGTACGCAAACCGATATTTTCCCGCGAGGGGGGAAACGTCACCATTTTTGATGGTCAGCAGCAGATTGTGGAGCATGCTGAGGGTGACTACGCCGAAGAACCGATGATCTATCAGGCATTTCAGCCGTTACCGCGCTTTGGCGACAGCTACACGCTGATCGGCAGTTGGATCGTGGATGATGAAGCCTGTGGTATGGGGATCCGCGAGGATAATACCTTGATCACTAAAGATACTTCTCGTTTTATTCCTCACTATATTGCGGGCTAA
- a CDS encoding isovaleryl-CoA dehydrogenase: MHWQTHTVFNQPVPLNNSNLYLSDGALCEAVIREGAGWDSDLLASIGQQLGTAESLELGRLANAFPPELLRYDPQGQRLDDVRFHPAWHLLMQGLYANRVHNLAWEEDARQGTFVARAARFMLHAQVEAGTLCPVTMTFAATPLLLQMLPATFNDWLTPLLSDRYDSHLLPGGQKRGLLIGMGMTEKQGGSDVLSNTTQAERLADGSYRLVGHKWFFSVPQSDAHLVLAQAKGGLSCFFVPRFLPDGQRNAIRLERLKDKLGNRSNASCEVEFHDAIGWLLGDEGEGIRHILKMGGMTRFDCALGSHAMMRRAFSVAIYHAHQRQVFGKPLIEQPMMRQVLGRMALQLEGQTALLFRLARAWDRRADTKEALWARLFTPAAKFSVCKSGMPFVAEAMEVLGGIGYCEESELPRLYREMPVNSIWEGSGNIMCLDVLRVLTKQPGIYDMLNEAFAEVKGQDRHYDRMVRQLQQRLRKPSEEMGREITQQLFLLGCGAQMLRYASPPVAQAWCQIMLDTRGGLRLSEQVLSDLLLRATGGLR, encoded by the coding sequence ATGCACTGGCAAACGCATACCGTTTTTAACCAACCTGTACCACTCAATAACAGCAACTTATATCTGTCCGACGGCGCGCTGTGCGAAGCGGTTATCCGTGAAGGCGCTGGATGGGATAGCGATCTTCTCGCCAGTATTGGTCAGCAGCTAGGGACTGCCGAGTCGCTCGAACTGGGCCGTCTGGCCAATGCTTTTCCACCTGAACTGTTGCGCTACGACCCGCAGGGGCAGCGGCTGGATGATGTGCGTTTTCATCCTGCCTGGCATTTGCTGATGCAGGGATTATACGCCAACCGCGTACATAATCTGGCCTGGGAAGAAGACGCGAGGCAGGGAACATTTGTTGCACGGGCGGCGCGTTTCATGCTGCATGCCCAGGTAGAAGCGGGCACGTTATGTCCGGTTACAATGACCTTTGCCGCCACGCCGCTGTTACTTCAGATGTTGCCTGCAACCTTTAACGACTGGCTGACGCCGCTGCTTAGCGACCGCTATGACTCGCATTTACTGCCCGGTGGGCAAAAGCGTGGGCTGCTGATCGGCATGGGAATGACCGAGAAGCAGGGTGGGTCAGATGTGCTGAGCAATACCACCCAGGCAGAACGTCTTGCAGACGGCTCGTATCGGCTGGTGGGGCATAAGTGGTTTTTCTCCGTGCCGCAAAGCGATGCCCATTTGGTGCTGGCTCAGGCAAAGGGGGGATTATCCTGCTTTTTTGTACCGCGATTTTTACCTGATGGGCAACGTAATGCTATTCGTCTTGAGCGACTGAAAGATAAGTTAGGCAACCGCTCCAACGCCAGCTGCGAGGTTGAATTCCACGATGCGATTGGCTGGCTATTGGGTGACGAAGGGGAAGGTATACGCCATATCCTGAAAATGGGCGGGATGACGCGTTTTGACTGTGCGCTCGGCAGTCACGCCATGATGCGACGTGCTTTTTCCGTCGCGATTTATCATGCGCACCAGCGACAAGTTTTTGGCAAACCATTGATTGAACAGCCGATGATGCGTCAGGTATTAGGCCGGATGGCGCTCCAACTGGAAGGTCAGACGGCGCTACTGTTTCGACTGGCGAGGGCCTGGGACCGTCGCGCTGATACCAAAGAAGCGTTGTGGGCCAGATTGTTCACGCCAGCGGCGAAATTCTCCGTGTGCAAAAGCGGGATGCCGTTTGTTGCAGAGGCGATGGAAGTGCTGGGAGGGATTGGCTATTGCGAGGAGAGTGAGCTGCCGCGCCTGTATCGGGAGATGCCGGTAAACAGCATCTGGGAAGGCTCCGGCAACATTATGTGTCTCGATGTATTGCGGGTACTGACAAAACAACCCGGCATATACGATATGCTCAACGAAGCCTTTGCGGAGGTAAAAGGGCAAGACCGACATTACGATCGAATGGTACGTCAGCTACAGCAGCGTTTACGCAAACCCAGCGAGGAGATGGGACGGGAGATTACGCAACAGCTTTTCCTGCTCGGTTGCGGAGCGCAAATGTTGCGCTATGCCTCTCCGCCAGTGGCGCAGGCCTGGTGTCAAATAATGCTTGATACGCGTGGCGGGCTACGATTGTCTGAACAGGTGCTAAGCGACTTGCTCCTGCGGGCAACGGGGGGATTACGGTAA
- the yjfN gene encoding DUF1471 family protease activator YjfN: protein MKQSLALSSLLLSAGLVGTTAQSAEFASADCVTGLNEIGLISVSNIAGNPQDVERVVALKADEQGASWYRIIQMYEDQQPDNWRVQAILYA, encoded by the coding sequence ATGAAACAATCACTTGCCTTATCCTCACTGCTGCTTTCTGCCGGACTGGTAGGTACTACGGCGCAGTCTGCCGAGTTCGCCAGTGCTGACTGCGTTACGGGCCTGAACGAAATTGGCCTGATATCTGTCAGTAACATTGCAGGAAATCCGCAGGATGTAGAACGAGTAGTCGCGTTAAAAGCGGATGAACAGGGTGCCTCATGGTATCGGATCATTCAGATGTACGAAGACCAGCAGCCCGACAACTGGCGCGTACAGGCCATACTCTATGCTTAA
- the bsmA gene encoding biofilm peroxide resistance protein BsmA: protein MAIRKRDRVMRRFASLLLVMFLSACSVLQGTPQPAPPVADHPQEIRRDQSNGLQRLGTVSALVRGSPDDALAEIRAKAVAAKADYYVVLLVDETIVTGQWYSQAILYRK, encoded by the coding sequence ATGGCTATCAGGAAACGAGATAGAGTTATGCGTCGGTTTGCCTCTTTATTACTGGTGATGTTTTTAAGCGCCTGTAGCGTGCTACAGGGAACGCCGCAACCTGCACCGCCCGTTGCCGACCACCCGCAGGAGATCCGCCGTGACCAGAGTAATGGGTTACAGCGATTAGGGACGGTTAGTGCACTGGTAAGAGGCTCTCCGGATGATGCGCTGGCAGAAATCCGTGCCAAAGCTGTCGCGGCTAAAGCTGATTACTACGTGGTTTTATTAGTGGATGAAACCATCGTGACAGGCCAATGGTATTCACAAGCTATTTTGTATCGTAAATAA
- the yjfP gene encoding esterase — protein MIEIETRQLAGIPVLHAVPAGKRECSLPCIIFYHGFTSSSLVYSYFAVALAQAGFRVVMPDAPDHGTRFTSDAQGRMYRFWHILQQNMQEFTTLRAALVAENWLSDERLAVGGASMGGMTALGVMARHPEVKCVASLMGSGYFTHLAQTLFPPLRVQTPEQQAEFDAVIAPLAEWDVTHQLQRLADRPLLLWHGQDDDVVPVVETFRLQQALIQAGLDSNLTCLWEAGVRHRITPEALAATVTFFRQHL, from the coding sequence ATGATCGAAATTGAAACACGACAGTTGGCGGGTATCCCTGTCCTGCACGCCGTTCCGGCTGGCAAACGCGAATGTTCACTCCCTTGTATTATTTTCTATCACGGGTTTACCTCTTCAAGCCTGGTCTACAGCTATTTTGCCGTTGCTCTGGCTCAGGCTGGATTCCGCGTCGTTATGCCTGATGCGCCCGACCATGGTACGCGCTTCACGAGTGACGCCCAGGGGAGAATGTACCGCTTCTGGCATATTTTGCAGCAAAATATGCAGGAGTTTACGACGTTACGTGCGGCTCTGGTGGCAGAAAATTGGCTATCAGATGAACGACTTGCCGTCGGAGGCGCGTCGATGGGAGGAATGACGGCATTGGGCGTTATGGCCCGCCATCCCGAGGTTAAATGTGTAGCCAGCCTGATGGGGTCGGGCTATTTTACCCATCTTGCGCAGACGCTTTTTCCGCCTTTACGGGTTCAGACACCAGAGCAGCAGGCGGAGTTCGATGCCGTCATCGCACCGCTCGCCGAATGGGACGTTACGCATCAACTGCAGCGCCTGGCCGACAGGCCGTTACTACTGTGGCATGGACAGGATGATGATGTGGTGCCGGTCGTTGAAACCTTCCGTTTACAGCAGGCGCTGATTCAGGCAGGGCTGGACAGCAATCTAACCTGCCTGTGGGAAGCGGGCGTGCGCCACCGCATCACGCCAGAAGCGCTGGCTGCGACGGTAACGTTTTTCCGCCAGCACCTTTAA
- the ulaR gene encoding HTH-type transcriptional regulator UlaR, whose protein sequence is MTEAQRHQILLDMLAQLGFVTVENVIERLGISPATARRDINKLDESGKLKKVRNGAEAITQQRPRWTPMNLHQAQNHDEKVRIAKAASQLVNAGESVVINCGSTAFLLGREMCGKPVQIITNYLPLANYLIDQEHDSVIIMGGQYNKSQSITLSPQGSENSLYAGHWMFTSGKGLTADGLYKTDMLTAMAEQKMLNVVGKLVVLVDSSKVGERAGMLFSRADQIDMLITGKNANPEILQQLEAQGVSIMRV, encoded by the coding sequence ATGACTGAAGCACAAAGACATCAAATATTGCTGGATATGCTGGCGCAGTTGGGCTTTGTTACCGTTGAGAACGTAATTGAGCGCCTGGGGATTTCACCCGCCACAGCGCGCCGGGACATCAACAAGCTCGACGAAAGCGGCAAACTCAAGAAAGTCCGCAACGGCGCAGAAGCCATTACCCAACAGCGTCCGCGCTGGACGCCAATGAATCTGCACCAGGCACAGAACCACGATGAAAAAGTTCGTATTGCCAAGGCGGCCTCCCAGCTTGTGAATGCAGGTGAAAGCGTGGTGATCAACTGCGGATCGACCGCCTTTCTGCTGGGTCGCGAAATGTGCGGCAAGCCGGTGCAGATCATCACCAATTATCTGCCGCTGGCAAACTATCTGATCGACCAGGAGCATGACAGCGTGATCATCATGGGAGGGCAATATAACAAAAGTCAGTCCATCACACTCAGCCCGCAGGGCAGTGAAAATAGCCTGTACGCCGGACACTGGATGTTTACCAGCGGCAAAGGATTAACCGCGGACGGACTGTATAAAACCGATATGCTGACCGCGATGGCCGAGCAAAAGATGCTTAACGTGGTGGGTAAACTGGTGGTGCTGGTCGATAGCAGCAAAGTCGGAGAACGCGCGGGGATGCTGTTCAGTCGCGCCGATCAAATCGATATGCTCATTACCGGTAAAAACGCAAACCCTGAGATTCTGCAACAGCTTGAAGCTCAGGGCGTAAGCATTATGCGCGTTTAA
- the ulaG gene encoding L-ascorbate 6-phosphate lactonase, producing the protein MSKVKSITRESWILSTFPEWGSWLNEEIEQEQVAPGTFAMWWLGCTGIWLKSEGGTNVCVDFWCGTGKQSHGNPLMKTGHQMQRMAGVKKLQPNLRTTPFVLDPFAIRQIDAVLATHDHNDHIDVNVAAAVMQNCADDVPFIGPQTCVDLWIGWGVPKERCIVVKPGDVVKVKDIEIHALDAFDRTALITLPADQKAAGVLPDGMDARAVNYLFKTPGGTLYHSGDSHYSNYYAKHGNEHQIDVALGSYGENPRGITDKMTSSDMLRMAEALNTKVVIPFHHDIWSNFQADPQEIRVLWEMKKDRLKYGFKPFIWQVGGKFTWPLDKDNFEYHYPRGFDDCFTIEPDLPFKSFL; encoded by the coding sequence ATGAGTAAAGTAAAAAGCATCACGCGTGAATCATGGATCCTGAGCACATTCCCGGAGTGGGGAAGCTGGCTGAATGAAGAGATCGAACAAGAACAGGTCGCACCTGGCACTTTCGCTATGTGGTGGCTTGGCTGTACCGGAATCTGGCTGAAGTCGGAAGGTGGGACTAACGTCTGCGTCGATTTCTGGTGCGGAACGGGTAAACAAAGTCACGGTAACCCGCTGATGAAAACCGGTCACCAGATGCAACGTATGGCGGGGGTGAAGAAACTGCAGCCTAACCTGCGCACCACGCCGTTTGTTCTTGATCCGTTTGCAATTCGACAGATCGATGCGGTGTTAGCGACACACGATCATAACGATCACATTGACGTCAATGTCGCAGCCGCCGTCATGCAGAACTGCGCCGATGACGTGCCATTTATCGGGCCGCAAACCTGTGTGGATCTATGGATCGGTTGGGGTGTGCCGAAAGAACGCTGTATCGTGGTAAAACCAGGCGATGTAGTGAAAGTGAAAGATATTGAAATTCATGCGCTTGACGCGTTTGATCGTACGGCATTGATTACGCTCCCAGCCGATCAAAAAGCGGCTGGCGTGCTGCCGGATGGTATGGATGCTCGCGCGGTAAACTACCTGTTCAAAACGCCGGGCGGTACGCTGTACCACAGCGGAGACTCGCACTATTCCAACTACTATGCAAAACATGGCAACGAGCACCAGATCGACGTCGCGCTCGGCTCGTACGGTGAGAACCCGCGTGGGATTACGGACAAAATGACCAGCTCCGACATGCTGCGAATGGCGGAAGCGCTGAATACAAAAGTGGTGATCCCTTTCCATCATGACATCTGGTCAAACTTCCAGGCCGACCCTCAGGAGATCCGTGTACTGTGGGAGATGAAAAAAGATCGGCTGAAGTATGGCTTTAAGCCGTTTATCTGGCAGGTAGGCGGCAAGTTCACCTGGCCGCTGGACAAAGATAACTTTGAATATCACTATCCGCGCGGCTTTGATGACTGCTTCACGATTGAACCGGATTTACCGTTTAAATCCTTCTTGTGA